A region from the Aerosakkonema funiforme FACHB-1375 genome encodes:
- the csx7 gene encoding type III CRISPR-associated RAMP protein Csx7, whose protein sequence is MFDTFKNRLEIGGTLTTITALRISAGRSTEPIGSDLPVIKDAVGRPLIPGSSFKGALRSRLESFLRGIVGSDRKLVANPAVEDEWSLKADEIKLLKETYTNDFDLSTAILEETDLVSRLFGSPWIASKFQVRDLTVLPDSWFGQYQERDGVAIDRDTETAADAKLYDFQVVPAGTQFEFKAVVENAEPWELGLLTIGLHQFETKQIPLGGGRSRGLGVVKLDIQEMQWFDAEDDPELLLTYLQNLVNGEMDIYSCYPERIALLKQEWTNALITHLRTFMSANTTAEENSNV, encoded by the coding sequence ATGTTTGATACTTTCAAAAATCGTTTGGAAATCGGCGGAACTCTCACAACTATAACCGCTTTGCGAATTAGTGCAGGACGTTCCACAGAACCGATCGGTTCCGATTTACCAGTAATTAAAGATGCGGTAGGACGACCTTTAATTCCGGGGTCAAGTTTTAAAGGCGCTTTGCGATCGCGTCTGGAAAGCTTCCTGCGCGGGATTGTGGGAAGCGATCGCAAATTAGTCGCCAATCCCGCCGTAGAGGATGAATGGTCGCTGAAAGCTGATGAAATTAAGTTACTTAAGGAAACATACACAAATGATTTTGACCTCAGCACTGCAATTTTAGAAGAAACCGATTTAGTTTCTCGGTTATTCGGTTCGCCTTGGATCGCCAGTAAATTTCAAGTGCGAGATTTAACGGTATTACCAGATAGTTGGTTTGGACAATATCAAGAACGGGATGGAGTTGCGATCGATCGAGATACCGAAACTGCTGCTGATGCCAAATTATATGATTTTCAAGTAGTACCAGCAGGAACGCAATTTGAGTTTAAAGCAGTAGTTGAAAACGCCGAACCTTGGGAATTAGGTTTATTAACCATCGGGTTGCATCAATTTGAAACAAAACAAATTCCGTTAGGCGGCGGACGTTCTCGCGGATTGGGTGTAGTGAAATTGGATATTCAGGAAATGCAATGGTTTGATGCAGAAGACGATCCAGAGTTATTACTAACTTACCTGCAAAATCTGGTTAACGGAGAAATGGATATTTACTCATGTTATCCAGAAAGAATTGCTTTGCTCAAACAGGAATGGACAAATGCTTTGATTACCCATTTAAGAACTTTCATGTCTGCTAATACCACTGCCGAGGAAAACAGCAATGTTTAA
- a CDS encoding RAMP superfamily CRISPR-associated protein, which translates to MIQLQNLSQNSTESLSITAVIDSALCVGAGGTSGTLADKPIVRTATGKLLIPASQFKGRLRHECEKIARGLHRKVCESPNPQTMCPQRAKFPENEEREFHRPDYQIAGDERYHCLICQIFGNPALPSRLLFDDLICNEKAENLPEVLRPGVTINRRRRTSEDQKLFLLETSPANIQLEFSGHIHFLPRYPAYAKPLLFAALHHIHALGGSKSGGLGWLHWKFPDLKIDDNAWNALKT; encoded by the coding sequence ATGATCCAACTACAAAACTTAAGTCAAAATTCAACAGAATCTCTATCCATAACTGCGGTAATAGACAGTGCTTTATGCGTTGGCGCAGGCGGTACATCGGGAACATTAGCTGATAAACCAATTGTTCGCACAGCTACGGGAAAATTACTAATTCCCGCCTCTCAATTCAAAGGTCGCCTGCGTCACGAATGCGAAAAAATAGCCAGAGGTTTGCATAGGAAAGTCTGCGAATCTCCCAATCCCCAAACCATGTGTCCTCAACGTGCAAAATTTCCAGAGAACGAGGAAAGAGAATTTCATCGTCCAGATTATCAAATAGCAGGAGATGAACGCTATCACTGTCTGATTTGTCAAATATTTGGCAATCCCGCTTTACCTTCGCGTCTGCTATTTGATGACCTCATTTGCAACGAAAAAGCAGAAAATCTCCCAGAAGTATTGCGTCCCGGTGTTACCATCAATCGCCGCCGCCGGACTTCCGAAGACCAAAAGCTATTTCTCTTAGAAACATCGCCAGCAAATATCCAACTCGAATTTTCCGGTCACATTCATTTTTTGCCACGATATCCTGCTTATGCGAAACCGCTTTTATTCGCAGCATTACATCATATCCATGCTTTAGGCGGTAGTAAATCAGGTGGTTTAGGTTGGTTGCATTGGAAATTTCCAGACCTAAAAATTGATGATAACGCTTGGAATGCTTTAAAAACTTAA
- a CDS encoding CRISPR-associated protein: MRRIVISTIGTSLLTNQINRANSDEKDWYNLLRDNANLSLANTPYEVLTIIETLVERAKQKLKQSQVKTIRLASAELNGIYGLYQEKLSEGKQDIHWLIATDTAQGQKTAEIVRSFLGDNEFNVNIYVPPGLSTASSRAFADGIDNLITWMQETIPSFKENGYQVSFNLVGSFKSLQGYLNTIGMFYADEIIYIFEGQNSDLITIPRLPITIDTSTIQPYKLPLALMDAGTEIAVDDEKILGIPESLVFDDGQEMTLSTWGKLVWTQSKDELLSQELLPFPHLEYKDSFYRDYEKTKTNQKERVKLQEILAKVSCLLEKSKGDTSILKGEGGVQYDKYTNKGDMAHFRVTQGLRISCTSSNGKILLHRYGKEPDVNNNPY; the protein is encoded by the coding sequence ATGCGTCGAATCGTAATTTCTACTATTGGCACAAGTTTGTTAACCAATCAAATTAATCGAGCTAATTCAGACGAAAAAGATTGGTATAATTTATTGAGAGACAATGCTAATTTATCACTGGCAAACACACCGTATGAAGTATTAACTATCATCGAAACATTGGTAGAAAGAGCCAAACAAAAATTGAAACAAAGCCAAGTAAAAACTATTCGGTTAGCTAGTGCTGAATTGAATGGAATTTATGGTTTATACCAGGAAAAACTTAGCGAAGGAAAACAGGATATTCATTGGTTAATTGCCACCGATACTGCTCAAGGACAAAAAACAGCCGAAATTGTCAGATCTTTTTTGGGTGACAATGAATTTAATGTGAATATTTACGTACCCCCAGGATTATCAACCGCTAGCAGTCGCGCTTTTGCAGATGGCATTGATAATTTAATTACTTGGATGCAAGAAACGATTCCATCTTTTAAGGAAAATGGCTACCAAGTTTCCTTCAATCTGGTAGGTAGTTTTAAAAGTTTGCAAGGATATCTGAATACGATCGGGATGTTCTACGCTGATGAAATTATTTACATTTTTGAAGGCCAAAATTCCGATTTAATTACCATCCCTAGATTGCCAATTACAATTGACACTTCGACGATCCAACCTTACAAATTACCATTAGCTTTAATGGATGCAGGGACAGAAATCGCTGTTGACGATGAAAAAATTCTAGGTATTCCAGAATCTCTAGTTTTTGATGACGGTCAAGAAATGACCTTATCGACTTGGGGTAAACTTGTCTGGACTCAATCTAAAGACGAGTTACTATCTCAGGAGTTATTGCCTTTTCCTCACCTAGAATATAAAGACTCTTTCTACAGGGATTACGAAAAAACTAAAACAAATCAAAAAGAACGGGTCAAATTGCAAGAGATCTTGGCAAAAGTCTCTTGTCTTTTGGAAAAATCAAAAGGTGATACCAGCATCTTAAAAGGTGAAGGAGGCGTCCAATATGACAAATACACGAATAAGGGTGATATGGCACATTTTCGCGTTACTCAAGGATTGCGGATAAGTTGCACGTCATCTAATGGAAAAATACTACTGCATCGCTATGGTAAAGAACCAGATGTGAATAACAATCCCTACTAA
- a CDS encoding RAMP superfamily CRISPR-associated protein, with translation MFKRFVNQCTIELTITPAGPILIKSGKEGADPTKPDMEFVETYHGGGRTIYLPGSSLKGAIRAHAERIVRTVGSDRRPDNSTTVWASDPLSDDKEEQKNINLYLDNWKKKNKNHPHPGAELYKQSCFISQMFGNTAIASRVRIEDAYPVNPKQLKIEARNGVAIDRVFGSVIPGALFNYEVCTAGEFHTKIHLRNFTLAQLGLIGLVLRDLNQGWFGLGFAKSRGLGLVEVKLNSAIVQYPGCVIKDEQISAIAQQKKWPLTSLLGAGMFLEDEERSRYDFPANELKETSPKTTPMEFNFGVQQSWEGSEKVRELFSQTVEAWCQILQGTAA, from the coding sequence ATGTTTAAACGATTTGTCAATCAATGCACAATAGAGTTAACGATTACACCTGCTGGCCCAATTTTAATTAAATCTGGCAAAGAAGGTGCAGATCCCACGAAACCGGATATGGAATTTGTGGAAACCTATCACGGGGGAGGACGGACAATTTATTTACCTGGAAGTTCGCTGAAAGGTGCTATTCGCGCCCATGCAGAACGCATTGTGCGGACGGTGGGAAGCGATCGCCGTCCTGATAATTCTACCACTGTCTGGGCGAGCGACCCTCTCAGCGATGATAAAGAGGAACAAAAAAACATCAATCTTTACCTAGATAACTGGAAAAAGAAAAACAAAAATCATCCCCATCCCGGCGCGGAATTATACAAGCAATCTTGTTTCATTTCTCAAATGTTTGGTAATACTGCGATCGCCAGTCGCGTCAGAATAGAAGATGCTTATCCGGTTAATCCCAAACAATTGAAAATTGAAGCACGCAATGGAGTAGCAATCGATCGCGTGTTTGGTTCGGTTATACCAGGGGCGCTATTTAATTACGAAGTTTGTACTGCCGGCGAATTTCATACGAAAATTCATCTCAGAAATTTTACCCTTGCACAATTAGGATTGATCGGTTTAGTATTGCGCGATTTAAATCAAGGTTGGTTTGGGTTGGGTTTTGCTAAATCTCGCGGGTTGGGATTGGTGGAAGTTAAGTTAAATTCAGCCATTGTGCAATATCCCGGTTGTGTGATAAAAGATGAACAAATTAGCGCGATCGCACAACAAAAAAAATGGCCTCTTACCTCGTTACTGGGTGCGGGAATGTTTCTGGAAGATGAAGAAAGAAGCCGCTATGATTTCCCCGCAAACGAGCTGAAAGAAACATCGCCAAAAACAACACCAATGGAGTTTAATTTTGGCGTGCAACAGAGTTGGGAAGGGAGCGAAAAAGTGCGTGAATTGTTCTCGCAAACTGTAGAAGCTTGGTGTCAAATATTGCAGGGGACAGCAGCATGA
- a CDS encoding Uma2 family endonuclease — protein MTSTKLSNKLTLAEFLQFPETKPASEYIDGQIYQKPMPQGKHSAIQTFLASAIDRVAIPIKTASAFTELRCTFGGRSIVPDISVFTWQRIPLDANGEIENTFSIHPDWVIEILSPEQSSTRVIDNILFCLNAGTELGWLIDAEEKIIMVFRPGKQPETKENQDNLPVLSSLEDLQLSAQDVFSWLSLN, from the coding sequence ATGACATCCACCAAACTTTCCAACAAATTAACATTAGCCGAATTTCTGCAATTTCCAGAAACCAAACCAGCTAGTGAATACATCGACGGACAAATTTATCAAAAACCTATGCCTCAAGGAAAGCATAGCGCAATTCAAACTTTTTTAGCTTCTGCGATCGATCGAGTAGCAATTCCTATAAAAACGGCTAGTGCTTTTACAGAATTGCGTTGCACCTTTGGCGGTCGTTCAATAGTTCCAGATATCAGCGTTTTTACTTGGCAACGTATCCCTCTCGATGCTAACGGCGAAATCGAAAATACCTTTTCCATTCATCCAGATTGGGTAATTGAAATTCTTTCCCCAGAACAAAGCTCAACTCGCGTGATTGACAATATCCTTTTTTGTTTGAATGCGGGAACAGAATTAGGCTGGTTAATCGATGCCGAAGAGAAAATTATTATGGTTTTTCGTCCAGGTAAACAACCGGAAACTAAGGAAAATCAAGATAATTTACCCGTGTTAAGTTCGCTGGAAGATTTACAGTTATCCGCACAAGATGTGTTTAGCTGGCTTAGTTTAAATTGA
- a CDS encoding RAMP superfamily CRISPR-associated protein: protein MTDNRPIRRPQPNPTPETNNQKPYQLISLPSQPPPRDKPIGQDRFKSDRISGTISLRLTVKTATFVASGVTAMGSDLSGNAKNIPLIKTAVGRDRLLTIPGSSLKGVVRSAYEAITRSCLCKTKAESNQIPNGYRECKDNTKLCPACQVFGAMDWQGLIRFSDAILNNAQWSVGFMPSLYAPRKQRAGYYINGRIAGRKFYYHFVKSIDKGQQGIPVQQAGKELIFTTQVGLRNLSLAELGTLLIVLGQDSKNPIALKVGSGKPIGMGTMVVEVTEIQRIEKQKEWRDRYCNYNTSPPSLTGNSLKEFIRKAIELASTQLVQSQQLQELRQVLQWPTTREPIDGVY from the coding sequence ATGACTGACAATCGACCAATTCGACGCCCTCAACCTAATCCTACACCAGAAACTAATAACCAAAAACCTTATCAACTGATTTCTTTACCCAGTCAGCCGCCACCGCGAGATAAACCAATTGGACAAGATCGATTTAAAAGCGATCGCATCAGCGGTACAATCTCTTTGCGCTTAACGGTGAAAACCGCTACTTTTGTCGCTTCTGGCGTCACCGCAATGGGTAGCGACTTATCGGGAAATGCCAAAAATATCCCGCTAATCAAAACTGCTGTCGGACGCGATCGACTGTTAACCATTCCGGGAAGTTCCCTTAAAGGTGTCGTGCGTTCTGCTTATGAAGCGATTACGCGCAGTTGTTTGTGCAAAACTAAGGCTGAATCAAATCAAATTCCCAATGGTTATCGGGAATGTAAAGATAATACTAAACTTTGTCCGGCTTGTCAAGTTTTTGGGGCAATGGATTGGCAAGGTTTGATTCGTTTTTCTGATGCGATTCTCAACAATGCACAGTGGAGTGTGGGATTTATGCCCTCACTTTACGCACCCAGAAAACAGCGTGCTGGGTACTATATAAATGGCAGAATAGCTGGACGCAAGTTTTATTATCATTTTGTTAAATCCATTGACAAAGGACAACAAGGTATCCCAGTCCAACAAGCGGGAAAGGAATTAATATTTACTACCCAAGTTGGATTGAGGAATTTAAGTTTAGCTGAATTGGGAACGCTATTGATTGTGTTAGGACAAGATAGTAAAAATCCCATCGCCTTAAAAGTGGGAAGCGGTAAGCCAATAGGGATGGGAACGATGGTAGTTGAAGTCACGGAAATTCAACGGATTGAAAAACAGAAAGAATGGCGCGATCGCTATTGCAATTACAACACTTCACCGCCTTCTCTGACTGGTAATTCCCTCAAAGAATTCATCCGAAAAGCTATCGAATTGGCATCCACCCAATTAGTACAATCGCAACA
- the csx10 gene encoding type III-D CRISPR-associated RAMP protein Csx10: MTYEIQLTITAVSPLAIGRQKPGGSVSEAESYIPGSVIRGALASEILRKSPTPEPGDDFHSLFLGENAAIFQNGYPAIAKVQDKPTLLPNPIQVLPATAVSSKTNSGFKTDSKNHGVFDTLIDRFCAGGYNHPYDPNCPKDCGRVEPYSGFYACIGNNYYPLSTTTRLLTRVGINRRRATSEEQVIYSIEVLNEVEGKEEPATYRSKILLDNEELANALTTFINSHSFRLGGSASRGLGKAKIIAALNPVTTDVKPRIDKFNRELQERWKKWQLFGEPQQDLLSNRTYFTLDLQSDAIFTENWQRTTVINDRMLKKYAAIDDPSLELHVAYTSYDYRSGWNAAWGLMKDVELVTNKGGVYLFSTSSPDLWYQALGNLEIRGVGERTSEGFGQVQVCNEFHLVFRENAV; this comes from the coding sequence ATGACTTACGAAATTCAACTAACAATTACAGCCGTTTCACCGTTAGCCATTGGGAGACAAAAGCCTGGTGGTTCCGTAAGTGAAGCCGAAAGCTATATTCCCGGATCGGTGATTAGGGGTGCTTTAGCATCCGAAATCCTCCGCAAATCCCCCACACCAGAACCGGGGGACGACTTCCACAGCTTATTCTTAGGCGAAAATGCGGCAATTTTCCAGAATGGTTATCCTGCGATCGCCAAAGTTCAAGATAAACCAACGTTGCTACCTAATCCAATTCAGGTACTCCCCGCCACAGCAGTTAGTTCTAAAACCAATTCCGGTTTTAAAACAGATTCCAAAAATCACGGTGTTTTTGATACCTTAATCGATCGTTTTTGCGCCGGAGGCTATAACCATCCTTACGATCCGAATTGTCCGAAAGACTGTGGAAGAGTAGAACCTTATAGCGGTTTTTATGCTTGTATTGGTAACAATTACTATCCACTTTCAACGACTACTCGACTACTAACGCGAGTCGGAATCAACCGCCGTCGCGCCACTTCTGAAGAACAGGTAATTTACAGCATCGAAGTATTAAATGAAGTGGAAGGAAAAGAAGAACCTGCTACCTATCGCAGCAAAATTTTATTAGATAATGAGGAATTAGCTAATGCCTTAACTACTTTTATCAATTCCCATTCTTTCCGATTGGGTGGTTCTGCATCGCGGGGATTAGGAAAAGCAAAAATTATTGCTGCACTCAATCCCGTCACTACGGATGTGAAACCTCGGATTGACAAGTTTAATCGCGAACTCCAAGAACGGTGGAAGAAGTGGCAACTTTTTGGTGAACCCCAGCAAGATTTACTATCAAACCGCACCTATTTCACCCTCGATTTACAATCCGATGCTATTTTTACCGAAAATTGGCAACGAACCACAGTAATTAATGATAGAATGTTGAAAAAGTATGCTGCGATCGATGACCCTTCTTTAGAATTGCACGTTGCATATACCAGCTACGATTATCGTTCTGGCTGGAATGCCGCATGGGGATTGATGAAAGATGTAGAATTAGTTACCAACAAAGGTGGCGTGTATTTATTTAGTACAAGTTCACCAGACCTTTGGTATCAAGCATTAGGAAATTTGGAAATTCGGGGAGTTGGGGAACGTACTTCGGAAGGATTTGGTCAAGTTCAAGTTTGCAATGAATTTCATTTAGTATTTCGGGAAAACGCCGTATGA